The Mycolicibacterium aurum genome segment ACAATGCTGCGCCTAGGGTCGAATCCGGCCCATTCCGCAACTGTTGATGCACTGACACCCGAGGAGCGCGAGCGAGCGCCGCTTTAAGGCTCATAGCTGGTTCCGAAGTTTTCGCTCCAGCACCGTTCTTGCGAATTCAAGATCGGCAGGTACATCGACCGATATCGAACCCCCACTTTCGAAGGGGACCATCCGAATGGCGACTCCGGCTTCTAGGAATCGCAGTTCGTTGATGTCCTCAACTTCTTCGGCACTGCGACGCGGCTCGGCGGCAAATAATTCGAGCGCCCCGCGCGTGTAGGCAAGCACGCCCACATGTTTAAAGTACGTGAACTCGGAGAGCGAGTTCTCGAGTGTGCCCGTTTTGTGGTGCGGGATTACACTGCGCGAAAAGTACATGGCATTGCCATTGGTGTCAACGACCACTTTGATATTCGTCGGGTCAATGAGCTCTGCGGTAGATCTTATAGGGGCCATTATGTTGAGAACCTCGACCTCCGTCGAAACTTTGTTGGGAATGACCGCGTCTATACAGAGGGGGGATATAAGAGGTTCGTCTCCGTTGATGCAGACGTACAGGTCGGCCGAGTCTGAACGTGCGACTTCAAGCACCCGCTCGGTACTTGTCCGATGCTCGGGCGAAGTCATTACGGCCTTCATGTCGAGCCGAGTACATACCTCTAGGATGCGGCGGTCGTCAGTGGCAATCACCACATCGCTGAGGAAATTCGCTTTCAGGGCCTGCTGATATACCCACCACACCATCGGCCGTCCGGCAATATCGGCTAGAGGCTTCCCAGGGAATCTGGAGGAGGCCATACGCGCGGGAATGACGCCTAAAACTCTCACTCAGCCACCTTAGCGGCAGATGCCAATAAGCATAGTGGCTTGTGTCCTACTGGTTTTGGGTCCTTGAGCGCCTTCCTGCTTTGGGCTGCCTGAACCGCCATTAGCGGGCCGTAGTCGGACTATCAATTCCGCATCTCGACTTTGTGGTGATCCTGAATCGTGGCGCTGCAAAGTTGTTTGTCGTAGTGCACATTTCATTGACCGGCCTTGGTCGCTGAGATTAGTGTCTGTGTGCCACCGAGATAGCCCAAGTCGCGGTTGTGGTAGACGTGCACTCGGGCCTCCACGAACCCACAATCAGTCAGGCGGTCTAGCACGTCCCAGCCGAAGTTGCGGTAGCAAAGTGCGCCGTTGATGGGGTCGGTGGGATTACCGTGGACCTCGATTGGCAGAAAATGCTCAATTTGACCGCGTGAGTTCATCGATGCGCGGACGACGGTATCGTATTGGCTCGTTATAAATGGCACCGTCATTACCAGCTTCCCGCTCGGTGCTAACACTCGGGCAATTTCTGAGAAGGCGGCCAGATAATCTGGCACATGCTCTAACACGTCGAAACTCAGCACGTAATCGAAGCTGGCAGTCGGATACGACAGTGCGTGGAGGTCTTGGTGGTTGATGCCCAAATGTTGTGCACCTGACGCCTTGCCTGGAGATAAAAACTCGCTGCCTGTCACATGGTTGAAGCGACCGCGCAGCCACCGATAGGTATTCCCGAATTGTTCGGTTAAGTAAATTCGTTTATCAGGTGTCATGCCACACTCCTGAATCGCGAAGTGCAAAGCGGCGCGCACGCGATTACGCATGTTGCAGTTCGGGCAGATCAAATGCTCGCGCCACTTCGGTTGCGGCCTTCCGGAAGAATCCGTATCGATATATTCAGTGGTGGCGACAAAGTCGACGGATTCATTGCAGAGTGCGCAGTGGCCATCGACTTCGAAGGCGAAACGATCAGGTGGCGCGGCTGCCTCGTCCTCGGCTTTCCAACTGATTATTAGTTCGTCGTTGGCGACCCGCCAGGCTTCGAAATCGGAGAGTGAGCTGAACTCGATTACGTCAATTCGGGACCGTTCTGGAAAGCGGGGGAAAGTGCCGGTTACGGGGATATGGGCCAGAGCAATAGATTTGATGCGGAACAAGGGGACAGCTATGCGGATAAGCGCTGGCGAAGACTTAACGGCTCGCTTCACATGCGCGGTCAGCATCGGCGATGACTTAACAAACCCTCTTGCCCTCGCTGCCATTCGATCTAGGATCCTCTTGTTGATAGGAACTGCTTCTTCGTCTGCTGGTTATGGCGGATCACTATACTAAGTTTCGTCCTTTTTGGCTGCCTTGCTGCTATGGCTCGGGTTCAGGTACGTGCCCAACGATCTCGATCAGCCTGATCGGTATCTCTAAGAGCTTTGGATCGGCCGATCTGACGTCTGCCATCTGCGACGTCACAAGGGATGATCTAATGGCGAAGAGTGCTGTGTGTTTCGTACGCTCATGCGTGTCAGGCGGACTCCGCGCGACATGCATTAAGTAGAGTCGGTGATTGTAATCGATTTACTGGCAACACGATTGGACCCTTCGTCGGGTTGGTGCCTTCGGAGCGCCCATCGGGTTCCTCGCGGGCACAGGCGGCGATCACCAAGACCGGGAACACGCAAACACAGGCTCGACGAGGAAGCAACGAGGCGCCGTCGGGGTCGCTCCCTTGCGGCCTCACCCTGCCCCATGCCTTTCCCTTTAGATCAGGTGTACTGACCTGAGAGGTTAGGTGTGCGGCTGGCCTGGTTGACCTTTAATTGAGTTGTGGCCGCGGGCCGTGATCGTAGTGATGCACCCAGCCGGAGAACTCGGCGCAGCGTTCGGCGTCGCTGGTGTTAGAGCCGTGCGTAGGCCCACCCATCGGCGAGTGTGTAGTGAAATCGCTCCACCTTGCCGTTGGTCTGCGGCCCGCACAGTAGGGTTCTGCGATGTTTGGTGTCCCCGAGCGCGTCGCGAGACGTATGTGACTTTTAGTCGGAGCCTTTGCCGGTCAACATATTTCGAAGAGCAAAACGGCACTGGAGGAGCCAGAAGTTGGCGCGTTTCCAGAAAGCGGCGGCGGTGTCTCTGCGCTCGTCGGGGATCTTGCTTAGCTTCTTTACATCGACATGCACCAGATTGCCGGGGGCTGCCGATTCCATCCTGCGGATAACGCAGCCGGTGAGGCGGTTTAGCCGCCGCAGTCTGGGCGAGCTTGTACTAGCCGAGGACCCGGTGCACCGTCGAGCGCATTCAGACTCAGCAGATAGGCGAGCGCCAGCGGCGCCGCACGCGGACTTTGATGATCCTGCGTTCGGTCTTGGCCGAGGCCTGCTGGAGCCGTGGTGTGGCCGTGAGCTGCGGTCGACCATGCAGCCGGCCCTTCCTGGCGGTAGCGCCGGGTGCACCACGCGGCGGTGGTCACCGCGATCTGCAACCGCTCGGCGGCTCGTCGCAGCGATCAACTGTCTTCGAAGATGCACCGGGCCAAGCGCAGACGGCCGGTTTCCCAACGGAGCGGCATTGCGGTTGTTCAGTAATAGAGTTTGGTTAGCGTTCCTAGGCAGCGCGCGCTCCGCTGGGCGGTCTTCATCGTTTCACGATGCCAAGCCTGCCTTACCTAACTACTGTGGTCAGTGCAGTTAGGTGGGATGAGCGCGCAGAACCTGAGGAACTTTGGAGGCACTCGTTCACAGTTCGCGGTCGCAGATCTCCGATGGTGCGGTGTGCTTTACGTTGTGGGTTGGTGTAGGCGGTACATGTCTGTGCGGCGGGTTAACTGTTTAGACGCGAAGCCTCAGAAACTCGGTCGTCAGCGAAGCGAAGCGGCCCAATATCGCAGCCGCAGTTTCTGCTTTCGGTTTAAATGCGAGCGGGCAGGCACTCGACGGTTTACTGCGACGTTGCAAACGCAGCGGGTGAGCCGCCCCGTTCCGGTTGTTGCCTCGATACCCCAATGATAGCCTTCAGATCAATTGGAAGTTATTGCGAACCGTAGCTCTCTAGCGGGGTGCCGGGTGTCAGGGCGACCGCCCGGCACGGCAAGGTTATGCGGTGCGGTCGACTAAGGGGGCTTATGCGACAGCGGGCGGTACTGACCGGCGGTGCTGGGTTCGTTGGATCGCATCTTGCTGAGCGTCTTCTGGAGCGTGACATCGACGTGGTGTGCGTCGACAACTTTGTAACGGGAACGCCCGACAACGTTGCGCATTTGCAGGTGCATGACGGTTTCCGTTTGGTGAAGGCCGACGTCAGCAACTTCATTTCCGTCCCTGGGCCGGTTGATTATGTGCTGCATTTCGCGTCGCCAGCCTCGCCTGTCGATTACGCCGAACTTCCGATTCAGACAATGAAAGCTGGCTCGCTCGGAACGCTTCATACCTTGGGCTTAGCAAAGGAAAAAGGCGCTCGCTACCTCCTCGCATCGACATCAGAGACCTACGGCGACCCTCTGGTGCACCCTCAACCCGAGACATACTGGGGCAACGTCAACCCCGTCGGGCCGCGTGCTTGCTACGACGAGGCCAAGCGATTCGCCGAGGCGCTCACGGTGTCGTACCGCAAGGCGCATGGGGTCAACACCGCGATCATGCGGATCTTCAACACCTACGGCCCTCGGATGCGCCCCAACGACGGGCGTGCAATCCCGAACTTCATTACCCAAGCCCTGGCAGGCGAACCCATCACCGTCCACGGCGACGGCACCCATACGCGGTCGGTGTGCTATGTGGACGATCTCGTCGAGGGTGCGTTGAACTTGCTGTTCTCCGACCTCGCCGGACCGGTCAACATCGGCAATCCGCATGAACTGACGATCTTGGAATTGGCAGAGTTCATCCGCGAGCTGGCCGGCAGCGAGTCGCCTGTCGAGTTCATTGCCCGCCCTCAGGACGATCCGTCGCAGCGCCAGCCGGACATCACCCTGGCTCGCGCCGAGCTTGGATGGGAACCGCAAGTTGCGCCGCGGGACGGGCTCTTGAAGACGATCGCGTGGTTCCGCGACCTCGCCAGCGGAACTCCGCATGTCTCCGCTCCGACGCCGCTTCAGCCGGCCCACTCGCAGCCCCGGCACAAGGTGGCTGTGATCGGCACCGGTTACGTGGGTGCCGTCACTTCGACGTGCTTGGCGTACCTGGGGCATACGGTGTGTGGCCTGGACAGCGATTCCTCGCGCGCCGGTCAATTGAATAAAGGTCAGGCACCGTTCCATGAGCCAGGTCTGCCGGAAATGCTCGAAGCGTCGCTGGCCACCGGGCGTTTGCGTTTCACGGATCAGCCGGCTGAGGCCCTGTCCGACGCCGACTTCGTGTTTCTCTGCGTAGGCACGCCGCCCGGTCCGGACGGATCGCCGGACCTGGCACAGCTCGAAAGTGCGATCCAGTCGCTTGCGCCCTACCTGCGTGCGGGCGCAGTGATCGTCAACAAGTCAACCGTGCCGGTTGGTTCGGGTAACTGGACTCGCACCATCCTCGAGGATGCGCTTGAAGGTAACCGGCAGTTGTCCTTTCACGTAGTGTCCAATCCAGAGTTCCTGCGGGAAGGCTGCGCCCTCGACGACTTCCTCTACCCGGATCGGATCGTGCTCGGCGGTCCCGCGTCAGATGTCAGCCGCGTCGCCGAGCTCTACCAACCCGTCCTTGATCAATCCTTTGAGGGTGGCCGGCGTGACATCAGCCCGTCGTTGATCACGACCGAACTCGCATCGGCCGAAATGATTAAGTACGCCGCGAACGCCTTCTTGGCGACCAAGATCAGCTTCGCTAACGAGATCGCTCAGTTGTGCGAGGTGTTCGGCGCCGACGTCCGCGAAGTCATCCCCGCGATCGGCGCTGATCACCGCGTGGGCAGTGCATTCCTGAATCCCGGTGTGGGATGGGGTGGATCATGCTTTGGCAAAGACGTGGCTGCCCTCATTTCTTCGGGACAGGAGTATGGCTACACGCCTTCTATGCTCCAGGCGACAGTTGCGATCAACAACGGGCAACGCACGAGTGTTGTGCGCAAGCTGCAGCGCGAGTTGCACATGCTTAAAGGTCGCCGCATCGCGCTGCTTGGCTTGACCTTCAAACCCGGGACCGATGATCTTCGCGACGCCCCAGCCTTGGACATTGCCAAGCGGCTGATTGCCGCGGGAGCAATCGTCTCCGCCTACGATCCAGTGGTCAAAACGTTGCCGGACGAATATGCTTCGGTGCGCATGGCCAATGACGCCTATGAAGCGGCGAACAGGGTTGATGCCGTCGTCTTGACTACAGAGTGGCCTGAATTCAGGCTGCTGGACCCTGCCGGATTGCGTAGGGTGATGCGTGGCGACCTCGTCGTCGACGGACGCAATATCCTGCCAGAAGCTAGCTTTGCCGGATCGGGTCTCCGGCTTACGGGTTTCGGCTGGTAGGGGACGCAGAAGTACTTTTAGGGGGAGATCATGACTGTAGAGGCAACGTCGACGAGATCGGCACCAACCGGCGACGGGCCGGCCAGTGAGGCGGCGTTGGACCAGAGGCCGAACGACACCCACCAGGCGATGAAACTCGGTTTGCGGCACCGCTACTATCTTCAGTTTGCCGACATCGCGACTCTGGCCGTCTCGGCGGTGCTCGGCGCGGTGGCGCTAAATCTGGTCAGCCCCGCCCGCGCCAACTACATCGACTTTGTCAACGCCTCAGTCGATATTGTCGTCGCGATCGCAGCGATGGCCATGGCACTGCATCTTCATGGGCTCTACCGGCGGCCCGCCGCGCGCCTGAGGCCCAGCGAGTGGTGGCGCCCCGGAGTGATCGCGCGGTGCGTGCCCACCGGCGCTCTGCTGGCCCTCTTCATCGACGCGTTCGTCCTCCGCGATGGGCGTGGAATGACGTTGACAGCCGCTGTCGCAATGACGCTGCCTGCAATCCTGCTCGTTCCCCTCGGTCGCCGCCTGATAGCCCGGACGATGGACCCTACGGTCAGCCGCATCCTGGTTATCGGGACAGGCCCGATCTCGGATCGGCTGACGTCGAGGCTGCAACGATGCCCTGACACATTCGTAGTCGGACACGTCGACGACGACGTCGCACCGGGCACCAGCTCTCCTGTGCTCGGCAATCTCAGCGACCTGCCCGCCGTCTGCGCCGCCTACAAGATCGACCGCGTCATCGTCGGGTTCCCCAACACGAGCGACGCCATCGTGTTGGAGGCGCTACGTCAGCTGCAGGGGCGGGTGCCCATATCGGAGATCCCGCGCTACTTCGAGCTGCATAACTGGCGAAGTGAAGCCGAGGAGTTGCACGGCCTCACGCTGATGCACCTGCCAACTGCCTCGTTGGGGCCCAGTGCGCGAATCATGAAGCGCGTAATGGACGTAACACTGGCCACCTGCGCGTTGGTGGCGGCATCTCCGGTCCTGCTCGCGATCGCGCTGGCGATCAAGCTGGACACCCGTGGTCCGGTCTTCTTCCGCCAAGAACGGGGCGGGCAGGGCGGCGTGCCATTCCGGATCTTCAAGTTCCGTTCGATGACGGCCGACGCGTGGCAGAAGCGCAACACCGTCGCACAACTCAACGAGTCAGACGGTCCACTGTTCAAGATGGAGAACGATCCACGGGTCACCCGTGTCGGGGCATTCATCCGGAAGACCAGTCTCGACGAGTTGCCGCAGCTGATCAATGTGGTGCGAGGCGAGATGTCGTTGGTCGGTCCGCGGCCCCTTCCGACGGAAGAGGCAGATCGTATCGATGGCGCCGCCGGGCTTGCACGCCTAGATGCCAAGCCTGGTATCACTGGTCTCTGGCAGGTGTGCGGACGTAGTGACCTCTCCTACGCTGATCTGCAACATCTCGACTCGGTCTATGTCCGGTCTTGGTCCCTTATGTGGGACGTGCGGATTATGGCCAAGACGCCACGAGTCGTGTTCGCGCGAAGTGGCGCCTACTGATTTCGCCATTGAGGCCGCTGCGACGCCGGCGCTCGCAAGGGATCTCTGATTACGTCGAATTGGCGAGTTTGATGATCGGCGGAAGTAGTTCTGCAACGCGACGACCCACGGACTCGAATACATCAAAACTCTGACCAATCGGGTCGAGTACCTCTTCACGCTGTTTCGCGTCGAGCCTCGGCCGCAAGACCGCGAGATCGGCAATGCTTTCCGCGTTGAAATCTGAGGCAAGCCGTGACGCTTCGCCGAGTGTGAACGTCTTATTGAGTTTCTGCGGGCACATTTCCAGAACCCGATCACGATGCGCCGCCGTCATCGTGAGAATCAGGTCGGCATCCGACGCGACTTTTGGCGTCAATTGCCTTGCCGCGAAACCTGATGAGTCTCCGCCGAGCTGTTCAAGAACGATGGCGGCGTCCGCATGCATGGGATGATCGATAACTGCTCTGGTGCCGGCGCTGGACGAGCGGAAGTCAGCTAGTCCCATTTCCGCGGCGTACGCCGCTGCGAGGCGCTCAGCCGTCGGCGACCGGCATATGTTCCCAGTACAAACGAATAAGATGTGCAGCGTAACTCCTCAGCCGTCATGGTCAGCTCCTGTCGGAGCCGGGTGGACATTTACGGCGTTGAGTCTGCCCGATGATCGGCTTTGGGGAGCGCAGTGACTCGGTCGTGCTCTTGATTCGGCAATTCCCGCAGATCTGCGCAGGCTCGTCGGTGCGGTGATCCCGCTATCTGGCTCGGACCTCATCCCGCACGCTTAAGGCGTTTGGTGACTCTGAGGCAGAGCTATGCCCGATGGTCTCGCTGCAACCGCACGGTCGGATGGCATCCGGGTTAGCGGGGTGAATATACGCAAATCCCACCGGTGTAAGAAGAAATGCTGGATTTCCAGGTGTTTGCCTTATTGACCCGTGGGGAACGCTTCCGTGCACTACATTTGCTGCGGGGCGAGGCGACAGGCGGGGGGTTCAGTGCGGGTTGAAGCCATCTCACGTAGGACTGATCCCTGACGGGTTGCGGCGTTGGGCCGACGCCAACGGCGCCACCCTGGCCGACGCGTACCGCCGTGGCGCCGACAAGGTCATCGAGATCCTGCAGGTGCTACAGCGCAACGACGTGCAGACGGTATCGGTCTACAACCTCAGCCGAGCCAACCTGGGACGCACCCACGAAGAGCTTGACGCTGTCTACGCCGCCTCGACCTATTTCTTCACCACCCTGATCCCGTCCCATTTTGACCTTGACCTGTGCAGCGTCCGGCTGCACGGCGATCGGCAAGCATTGCCGCAGACCTACCTGTCCGCGGCTCAGGACATCGAAACGGCGACGCCCACCGGCGGCTTCCGGATCAACATTCTGTCGGCCTACGACGCCGGCGACGAGCTGCGCGGGGCCTGTCAACGCGCGCAGCGCGAAGGCTGCGACATCACCGAGGCCTTCGACATCGGCGACGTGGACCTCGTCATCCGGACCACCCCCGAACCCCTGCTGAGCGGCTTCCTGCCTCTGCAGAGCCAGTACGCCCAGCTGATCTTCCTGGACACACCGCTCAACGAGCTGACGCCGCACCACATCGAGCAGCTCATCGACGATTACCGGCGCTTCCCGCAGCGGCGCGGTCGGTAGGCGCCACCATGAACGCGACCAGGAACCCGCTGATCATCGGCGCCGGCCCCGCCGGTCTCACCGCCGCCCTCGAACTGACGAAGCGCGGAGTGACCCCGAGACTCTACGAGGCGACCTCCCACGTCGGTGGTCTCGCGCGCACCCCACGGGACGGCGACTGGCGGGTCGACCCCGGCGGCCACCGGTTCTTCACCAGAAACGAACAGATTCTGGACCTCTGGAACTCGCTGCTGCCGCCCGAGGAATGGATCTCGGTTCCCCGGCGCTCGGCGATGCTCGTCGCGGGTAGGTATGTGCCCTACCCCCTGGCAGGGCGTGATCTGGTGAAACGGATGGGCCTGCGCAGCGGGATGCGCGGTGCCGGCAGCCTGGCGTGGTCCCGCTTCCGGCGCAGCATGCGGCTCTTCGACAGGACCGACACATTTCGCGAGTGGGGCATCGACGAGTTCGGACGCCACTGGTACGACCTGTTCTTCGACGGCTACGTCCGCAAGACGTGGCTGGCCGACCCCAACCATCTGACCAGCGACTGGGCCAACCAGCGGATCAAGCCGATCGATTGGCGCCGCGCCGACGTCCGTCTGGCCGACCGGGACGTCTTCCGTTATCCCCGGCTGGGTCCCGGCCAGCTCTGGGAAGCGGCGTCGGCCGCGCTGACCGGCGCCGGCGTCACCCCCACCCTCAACTCGACCGTCGTCGCAATCCGTCCCGACGGCCGGCACTGGACGGTCGAGCTGCAGAACGGCGACACCGTGGCCGGCGACGCCGTGTTCTCCAGCATGCCGCTGCGGTTGCTGATCAACAGCCTGGAACCCGAACCGCCCAAATACATTCGGGCCATCGCCGACACGTTGCGGCACCGCTCGGTGATCACCGTCGCCGTAGCGTTGGAGAAGCACTACGACATCCCGTTCAACTGGGTGTACACCCCGGGCCGAGAGTTCCGCGTCGGGCGGATCCAGAACTATGGCCGGTGGTCGAGTGCGCTCGCCCCGCAGGATTGGGGCGGCACCCACCTCGGCCTCGAATACTTCACCCTGCCCAACGACGACATGTGGATCGCCAGCGAAGAAAGTCTGGGCGCCATCGTCGAGCAGGACCTGCGCACACTCGGCGTCGACGACTCCGCACTGGAACACGTCATGATCGTTCGCTCACAGTTTGCCTACCCGATCTACGATCCCGGCCGGGAAAGGAACGTCGCCCGAATCCGCGACTACCTCAAGCAGAACCACCCCACGATGCACCCGATCGGGCGCAACGGCATGCACCGGTACGACAACCAGGACCATGCCATGTTGAGCGCGATGCACAGCGTCGCCCAGTACTTCGGGGAGAACATCGACCCGTGGCGAGTCAACACCGAACTCGGCTATCACGAAGCGGGCCTGCTCAAGAACTAGGGCGATCCCGCGTAAGGCGTTGAACCACGAGACGACTCCGCGAAAGCCCAGTACAGTGCTGCCGTGGGCTACCCGGAGAATGTCCTGGCCAGGGACGAACACGTGGTCCTGCACCGCCATCCACACTGGGGCAGGCTGACCGTCCCGGCGCTGGTGCTGATCATCGCCTCGGCAGCCGCCGCGTTCGTCGCCGCCTACGTGAACACGCTGAACTGGGAGCAGACCGCCAAGCACATCGTGTTCGCCGTCATCGCAGCCATCTGGCTGATCCTGGTCGGTTGGCTGACGGTGTGGCCGTTCCTGAACTGGTGGACCACCCACTTCGTCATCACCGACCGTCGGGTGATGTACCGGCACGGCCTGCTGACCCGCTCGGGCATCGACATTCCACTGGCGCGGATCAACAGCGTGGAGTTCCGGCACGGCTTGGTTGACCGAATGTTCCGCACCGGCACGCTCATCATCGAATCGGCGTCGCAGGATCCGCTGGAGTTCCAGGACATCCCGAGGGTGGAACACGTCCACTCGCTGCTCTACCACGAGGTGTTCGACACGCTGGGCTCCGAAGAGTCGCCGAGCTGAAGCGGCGCACGCCGACTCATTGCCCTAACGTCGATCGGATGATGGGGGATGGCGGGTTCCGATGACTCGCCGTCGCGTTCTCGTTCCCGTCGTGATGGCTCTGGTCGTCTTGTCTGCCCTCCTTGTCAACGGTGTGAGTGGCACCTTGTTGTTCGCGCGTGCGAAGGCGGACCCATTGGCGAAGGCCGACGCCATCGTGGTCCTCGGCGGTGAGCACGACGGCCGCGAGGCCTACGGGCTGGGACTCGCCGAGCAAGGTTTCGCGAAGACCGTGCTGCTCTCGAATCCGTACCACTCACAAGACAAGGTGATGGCAACAGCGTGTCGGCCCCGCAGCGACATCGACGTGATCTGCCGGGCGCCAGTGCCGTCGACCACCCGCGGCGAGGCCTTGATGGCACGCGAACTCGCCGAGGCTCGCGGTTGGCACACCATCATCGTGGTCAGTTGGCGCTACCACCTGCCGCGAGCCCGGCGGATCTTCGACCAGTGCTTCGTGACGCCGGGGCGCAGTGTCATCATGCGCGATGTCCCGCGCGAGTATCCGTTCTCAATGGTCAAGTGGCAGTACATCTTCCTGTACCAGTACGGGGGATGGGTGAAGGCCGAACTGCAAGGGCGCTGCTGAGGGTGCGCCACCTGAGGCGACCAGGGGGCGACATTGACCAGGCACCCGCCCAACCTATGTCGCGACCACGGTGACGGCAGCGCACAGCCCCCAGTAGTAACTTTGGTTAACCTGCTATGCCGCAACGGGGGAGGTGCATTTGCCCGAGTGGTTCATGAGGCGTCGCCGCCGCGAGGACATGCCGACGGTCGACATCGGCGATGTCGTCGTCCCTCAGGACCAGACCGTGCTGCGCACCCTGCTGCAGATCTCCAACGCGGTGCTCACCGCCAACTACTTCGACGAGCTCCTCGAAGTGGTGGCCGAGCAGACACTCGCCGCCCTCGGCGCGTCCTCGCTGGCGATCAGCCGGTGGGAGCGTGACGCCGACATCCTGCGCACCCTCGTCAACGTCGGTGAGACTCAGCCCGGCGATCAGAGGTGGCCTGATTCCGAGACCTACCCGGTGGCTTCCGACCCGCTGTTGACCGGGTTGCTCCAACACGGACAGCCGTACGTCCACGCCGTCGACGACCCTGACTGCGACCCCGCCGCCGCTGATTACCTGCGCGGGCTCGGCAAGGAAAGCGACATCGCCGTGCCCATCATGTTTAACAACGACATGTGGGGCGAGCTGTGGGCAACCGGCACCGACGGTCGGCGCTTCGGTTTCGACGACGTCCAGATGCTGCAGGCTATCGCTGCGTACACCTCCGTGGCGCTGGGCCGCGGGGAACTTTTCACCTCGGTGTGGCGCGACGCCCACTTGGACCCCCTGACCGAGCTGCCGAACCGGCGTGCCCTGCAAGAGCGGTTCACCGAAACGGACTGGGACTCTTGCACTCCCGTGCTGCTGCTGGGTGACCTGGACGGCTTCAAAGAGGTCAACGATCGCGACGGCCACCCGGCGGGCGACGCGCTGTTGATCGCGGTGGCTGACGCGTTCCGCCGCTGCGCGGGTGACAGCGACGACGTCATCGCAGCCCGTCTCGGGGGCGACGAATTCTGCGTGTTCCTGGAGGCCGGCGACTTGGCGGCCGCCGAAGACCTCGCGCGCTGCATCAACCGGGAGGCCGCGGTCGTCCACGAGGCCGGGGTGTCGATCACCTGGGGCGCCGCCGAAGCAGGTCCCACCATCCGCTCGGGGGCGGAGCTGGTTGCGGCCGCCGACGCCGCGCTGATCCGCGCCAAATCTCAGGGCCGCGGCCGCTTCACCTCTGATGCCCGCCTCGCGCCGGTGCCGGCGATCAGACGCCGACGAGACGACGACGGCGCCGCCGACACGCTGATCTCGCGGGTGGCCACCATCGTCAATCAGCACCGCCCGCTGCCGGTGCTCACCGCGCTGGAGATCGCCGCCACCGAGATCTGCGCACAGATCGACGGATCCGGCTGGGCGGTGTCCTACCGCGACCTCGGCGACACCGTGCTGAACATCCACCGCGGCGCGGACCACATCCACGACCTGGATTCAGGGCTGTGCGTGGTCAAGGCCGACGTCGTCACCGGCCCGCACGAGCTCGTCGAGTTTCCGCTGACCGCGCACGCGATGGCCACCGGTTCGGCCCACATCGCCTCACTGGACCTCCCGGACTCCGACTCCGCCGAGAACACGGTTCTGGTGCGCCTGGGGCACCGTGCTGTCGGCCTCGCCGGCGTCAAAGGTGCGGCTCGGAGCTACCTGGTCGAAGTGTATTCGGACACCGGACATGCCGATCTGGAGACGGTGCTCGACTCGCTGCAGGTGCTCGCGCACTTCTGCGTCAGCGTG includes the following:
- a CDS encoding undecaprenyl diphosphate synthase family protein — encoded protein: MKPSHVGLIPDGLRRWADANGATLADAYRRGADKVIEILQVLQRNDVQTVSVYNLSRANLGRTHEELDAVYAASTYFFTTLIPSHFDLDLCSVRLHGDRQALPQTYLSAAQDIETATPTGGFRINILSAYDAGDELRGACQRAQREGCDITEAFDIGDVDLVIRTTPEPLLSGFLPLQSQYAQLIFLDTPLNELTPHHIEQLIDDYRRFPQRRGR
- a CDS encoding NAD(P)/FAD-dependent oxidoreductase, whose product is MNATRNPLIIGAGPAGLTAALELTKRGVTPRLYEATSHVGGLARTPRDGDWRVDPGGHRFFTRNEQILDLWNSLLPPEEWISVPRRSAMLVAGRYVPYPLAGRDLVKRMGLRSGMRGAGSLAWSRFRRSMRLFDRTDTFREWGIDEFGRHWYDLFFDGYVRKTWLADPNHLTSDWANQRIKPIDWRRADVRLADRDVFRYPRLGPGQLWEAASAALTGAGVTPTLNSTVVAIRPDGRHWTVELQNGDTVAGDAVFSSMPLRLLINSLEPEPPKYIRAIADTLRHRSVITVAVALEKHYDIPFNWVYTPGREFRVGRIQNYGRWSSALAPQDWGGTHLGLEYFTLPNDDMWIASEESLGAIVEQDLRTLGVDDSALEHVMIVRSQFAYPIYDPGRERNVARIRDYLKQNHPTMHPIGRNGMHRYDNQDHAMLSAMHSVAQYFGENIDPWRVNTELGYHEAGLLKN
- a CDS encoding PH domain-containing protein; amino-acid sequence: MGYPENVLARDEHVVLHRHPHWGRLTVPALVLIIASAAAAFVAAYVNTLNWEQTAKHIVFAVIAAIWLILVGWLTVWPFLNWWTTHFVITDRRVMYRHGLLTRSGIDIPLARINSVEFRHGLVDRMFRTGTLIIESASQDPLEFQDIPRVEHVHSLLYHEVFDTLGSEESPS
- a CDS encoding YdcF family protein — protein: MTRRRVLVPVVMALVVLSALLVNGVSGTLLFARAKADPLAKADAIVVLGGEHDGREAYGLGLAEQGFAKTVLLSNPYHSQDKVMATACRPRSDIDVICRAPVPSTTRGEALMARELAEARGWHTIIVVSWRYHLPRARRIFDQCFVTPGRSVIMRDVPREYPFSMVKWQYIFLYQYGGWVKAELQGRC
- a CDS encoding GGDEF domain-containing protein: MRRRRREDMPTVDIGDVVVPQDQTVLRTLLQISNAVLTANYFDELLEVVAEQTLAALGASSLAISRWERDADILRTLVNVGETQPGDQRWPDSETYPVASDPLLTGLLQHGQPYVHAVDDPDCDPAAADYLRGLGKESDIAVPIMFNNDMWGELWATGTDGRRFGFDDVQMLQAIAAYTSVALGRGELFTSVWRDAHLDPLTELPNRRALQERFTETDWDSCTPVLLLGDLDGFKEVNDRDGHPAGDALLIAVADAFRRCAGDSDDVIAARLGGDEFCVFLEAGDLAAAEDLARCINREAAVVHEAGVSITWGAAEAGPTIRSGAELVAAADAALIRAKSQGRGRFTSDARLAPVPAIRRRRDDDGAADTLISRVATIVNQHRPLPVLTALEIAATEICAQIDGSGWAVSYRDLGDTVLNIHRGADHIHDLDSGLCVVKADVVTGPHELVEFPLTAHAMATGSAHIASLDLPDSDSAENTVLVRLGHRAVGLAGVKGAARSYLVEVYSDTGHADLETVLDSLQVLAHFCVSVAESGT